TATTTGGAGGTTGGGGATGAGAATTGGAAAAAACACTGTTGAAATTAGAACAAGGTGCTGGAAAAATAGCATAAAACATTTTCCtaatgagagaaaataatataaattttgcTAGAAATCAACCAGAGTggatgataaaaagtaaaatgataaaattatgtTACAACAAGATGGTGGCAATGAGAGAATTAAATTGGAATGAAATATAGGTTGTTCTTGGTGCCTAGGGCTGCCTTTGCCCTAGTGACCCAAGAGCGGTTTGACATAAAATTGTATGATTTAATGCATGTTTTCTAGGCACGCAATGATCCTTTAATTAACATAAAATCCATTTCTCAACATGGCATTTGTttctcaaacaacaaaatatcctaaactgTGCTCCAATAAAGGAATACGAAAAtccaacaaaatatcataatcctttaccaaaatataacaaaataccCAGTAAAATACTTGCACTATAATTCTCACAGCTCAAAAACCtcatagcaattttttttttttttttttccaattctaAAATAGGCCAGCAGCTCGCAATAACAAATTGTGTGTTACAAATGTTGCCCCGCTCTTGATAGAACCGGAACTTACATCACAATATGACGGTTCGATCTTCCGAAACGGTCATTCTCCTTAAAACTTCGAAACCCTAAGTTATGGTGATGCCATGAGTTGTGAAAATAGACCTGTAGGAGACAAAAAGGAAGGTGCATGTTTTGTCtttaaaaatgtcaaaatttccTTTAAAAGAATAGTTTTTCACCTATTCATACAAGGCAAACATACTGATGGAAAATGTCACGTGCGACGCATGTGATGAAAATTCCGTCTAGAAGGACAAAAAATTAACGGAGAGTACTAACCGTCACAATTCAATTATGTAGTTTGTAACGCCCcggattttaaaacatattttaaaatacgttaaagaataaaaataattattttagttgttttataaatattttcaattgatttgaaaagctgtgttttaataaaactgaTTATTTCTGAGTTAATAAAATAGACAgataattaatcattagattaattatCCTATTTTCATAATTACGCAAATATGATTTtgacaatttattatttattgtaataataataaaagcattattattcataataaaatatatttataaactcAAAACGAATTTAAAATACACTCTAGtgaattattaaattgataaagacCCAGTTTTTATAACACAGTCTGTTAAAATTGATTAGCCGTTTTATTCCATTTAaacctatttttaaatcgtttaAGCAGTCGCACATTATTTTGCTTTCCCACTTGGTTTATTAAAACCTTCCATTTCTATTTATACTAATCGCGGAAGTACCTTCACCAACTCAATCCACTCGAcgtcttctttttcctttctttttattcttcttttattccCTCGACAGACAGTCGGCACTTCAAGCATAATAATGCATATATTTATGCAGTGGCCGATTTGGCCGAAAGGCATCAAAATGATAACTTGACAAGctggttttgtttattttatatcatgCTAGAGCACTAACCTAGTGGGAGAGATGCGAATATGGAATGCTTTGTGTtcattattttatgtttctctctctcatcaccTTCTTTCTACTTTTAATTCTTTATTCCTTATCTCCCTATTCCTTCTTTCTTTAATCCTTCTTATTTCTCCTTTTAAGACCGACAGTCTgagagaaacaaagaagaaaaaaaaaaaaatacagagagTGTAAGATGAGAGTTTTGGTGAGAAGCTGTCAGGACCCGGTtcccttcttccttcttcttcctcttttatttctccttttttttttctgttctacTCCTCTACACTGAGGCTCATGTGGCACAGCAGAAAATGAGAAAGGAAATTGAGAGGGAAGCCGAATCCATAGCAACCTGTGACCCATCGACACGGCCAAACCCCGAAGCCGTGAACCGAAGACCATGCATGCACTAAACTCAGCCAGTGAACCGAGAGTTAGAGGGAGATTTAGAGATGGAGTGAAGAAACTGAGTAGGGAGAAAGCTAGACAGCAacttccttcttcattctttctccATTTTATGCAAAGCTCTCCCGGTCTGCGTTATTTTCTGCAACTTTCTTTCCTTCTATTTTGCTGTTTTGTCCATTTCAGCAAACAGCCCTTCAAACCCAGCAGCGATCCAGCCCAACCCAATCTGATCTGACCCAACCAAGCCCATGACCACCATGGGCTGACTTCAGCTCAAACCCACTGAGCCCAGACCGAAGCCATTAAACCCAGCAGTAACCCAGACCCACCGAGCTTGACCCGAACCCGGAATCCCGACCCGCCGGCGACCCGCCGCCGGCAGTGTCTCCGGCAGCttctccggcgacttttccggtgACTTTTCCGGCCACTTTCCGGCcacttttccggcgacttcccggccacttttccggcgactttccggcTATTTTCCCCGGCGACCAAACTCACCGTTTCGCTGGATTTTCGAGTGGAAATCCTTAATGTGAgtttctaagtttttaattagcctaaaagtatatattttcataaaatcaagtaactagtatattagaatataactttaataattataGAATTGAGTATTCTAATTATAacttatttatgtatattatattttgaaaaatatatatatactctaaagtattgattatgtttgattattgataattaatgagtgatgttgtttaaactaagggcttgattaattataaaactctagaattaaaaaacgatttcatgagtttaatcatgcaatgcattgttttagaaattgagtattatggaaattgagcatgctgtattattatgatttctcaaatatattggttgaaataattgttaatatgttttgttaattggtttggtaattagattgatgttccctaaaagtgattaggttttgttagaaaaatacatAGGTTTCTTGTTGGTTGATTTCTCTATGCTATAGAGAATGATATTAAGAGTTTTAGATTGTACTCGAGTGATTACTTGAGACCTAGATTAGATGTTATTCCAAagtattgatttgctaattgattaagtaaatattaagttttaaccatgttgagtgttcataaatgtaagtgattttccaattaatagatgatcgcttctatgtatgtgtctatgtataaaaatagaattcatgttgaggcatgagtttctagaaagtaatgatattgaccttgtatgcacatgtatatgtgtttgatgcagatgatgaattgagacagcacaaaaggactgtaagtatttttatacttactgagggtagcactggatttcagtaatgttgtgtttatgttttattttaattggatgcgtgtgactgattattgcatactgttaataatcaacctattaatattgggcgcaacgtctcccaaaggttcatgatagagttgaaccggaaacaataataatcatattgattggaacgTCTTTCAAAGcactagaggagggaggtctctAATAGTGcgaaaacaaagctaattaaaatgtaatgtagaggggacggcctcgagaaacACAATTAAACGGGGGAACGTGCCCTTACAAGAAGAGAGGAGTGTAATCACTAtataaactgttaaactttgcatgaaaaactatcacctcatcattatgtcatatctgtgccttaaaataacgcataaatcatgatgttgttgaatgacagttagctcacttatgaaactatgggattgtggtggtaaccaccttctcatagatgtttgcgcaggtactgaagattatggattggattaactgctagcttatgAGATTTATAGCTGTGTAGTTAGGTTTTAGTACTTTGTACTTATAGGtgtttgtactatttgcttgtaatatgtctagacatttacttgtaattaataAGTTCCATGCATGCTTTAGTGTCACATGTGACatatgtttctttgtaaatagtgtaaagactttaaatgtattttctagaagatgtcagttaaagctctgaatatatcgtaagggaattgtccctatcggtaatgttttaaaaaaaaaagatattcgtatttttccgctgccagatttatcaactctgaatggttaatgacacgtaattatccagatataattacttacgctcttttgtaaaaagcgggtcgttacataGTTTGTAGGAGTGATAATACTTTGGGGAGGGTAAATTGTATTTTCTCCTTTACAAATTTCATGTTTCACGTTTCATGTCCCTTAGAACTAAATAAGTGGGTTAAGGACCTGGCAAGCAAGGGTACACAATTGATGTCACAAACATGCTAAATAAGAAAACTTGAATAGTTTTTCAATGTTGGATCATGTAAATAAAGTATCAGAAAGTaggaagaacaaaaacaaaaaaattatatgctatTGCTACTAAACTTTCTTGCCAAACATCAGCTAGTATTTTGCTAGAATTTTGAAGGAATTGAGAGAGATTCAAAGTTATCTTCCAAACACTTCTAAGGTTTATCTCTAGTACAATCTTTTTGATTAAAACAAGAGTCTTATTTCATGAAGAACAAATGCAAATATCCAACGTCCTACAGCAAAAATACAATTCCTTTTATATACAGTTACAGGCTAATATAGCCAAGTCCGCCTGATTAACAGGCTGTTACAGGCTGCATCTTTTCCTTTATTGCCTTGTAGCATTGGAGGCTACACAAGGGGAGCTTTGACTTGGAATCCCGGTACTTGTATGGGTTTGTACAAGATGGCCCAGCACATCTCTCACGGGGAGGGGGGTAACTGAAATATCCACATAAAAAACCAAATCATCATAACCATGTATCAGGTAATCTAGGGAAACACCTAGTGCGGAAACGAACTCAGGATGTTTGAGTTTACGGCTCATCCTAAGGCCGCCATTTGACTACTAGGTTGCACCCTGACTGGTATAGTACTAAGATTTATATAACCTAGATGGTAGTTAACAATATCAATGTGCTCAATGACGAGAAACTTTTCACTTATTACTAGATAAAAGTTGAAAGACACTTTTGAAGAGCATCTACAATGGCAGGGTATGTAACTTCAACAAAATAAGCTGCCCCCAATAAACAATCACTCAAGAAGCATTGTTTAATTCTTCGAAAATTGATAGAACAAATAAGTTCAATACGGAGAACAGCAGCCAGCCGTCAGTATTGAATGAAGGTTTACAAACTTAAATCACTGTTTAAATACACTATAGTTCAAAAAAGTATGTCTTTACCTGCAAGGTTTGGAATCAAATATAGTTGGCAAGCCCATTTCATTAGGGAATATAACAACTGTTCCTGAGGGACCCATGACCCATCTAACAGAGTCCGATGGAAGTACCATATGGTTTGCAGCCTTCTCCTgcataaaattataaacatgCGGAGAATAACAGTTATGCTCcatcatgtaatttttttgtatgGAAAGAGATAGAGCCCAAACACATGACTAACAtacaaaaggaaagaacaaATCAACACCCAAGATTAACAGCAAGAGTTCTCATGCATGCTTGTTACCTGTGCCAATTCTTCTTGCCGTTTCTTCATCTTATCTTCCCGCTTCTTCCTACTTGATTCTTGACCCAGGATTTTTCTGATAGCCTCAGCCTAAAAAGTATAAGAGGGCACTTAAATTACTTCCCCATTCTGGAAATTCACCGAGGCTGAAAAAAATATCAGCAAAAGAATGAGCCAAACCTCAGATTCCTTAGCTGCCTTCTCCACTTGCATCCTACGTCTTTGAAGAGCCTCGGCTCTTTTCAACTGCTGCTCCACTTCAGAGAGTTTCTCTTTTTGCTCTGTCACCAAAATaaacatcaacataaatttacaGAAATTTGACATTTCAGAAGGTACCTAGAAGGCTAAGCATACGGTAAAAACTACTCACTCCTAGGTGGAGGAGGAGGCAAGCCATTTGGGAACTCAATTAGACTTGCACCTAAGCTGGAAGAGACATCTTTGCCAGTTTGAAGGGCCCGTTGACGTGTAGTGACTGTTATTTCCTTCTTATTATCTCCCAATAAATCAACAAATTCcttttttggtttcttcttgTTAGTATTGGTCTCACCATCTGAAattgcttcttcctcttctaaaTAATCGGTATCTTCAAATGCTCGCCCCGATCGAGACTTCTTACCCTCCTTGCTCGATCTTGATGAGAGGTGACCTTCCACATTAACATCATATCGGCCATCAACATTACTCTTCAATACCCTTGATATCTTCCGTTGTTTCCTGCTTCCTCCTTCCTCATCATCTTCATCCTCTACACTGTAATCAATGGTAGCCTtagatgttttgagtttttcaagATATCtaatctcatcatcatcatctccatcACCAAGCGCTTCATCCAACACACGTCTCTTGGAGATCCGTCTGCTTTTGCGAATAGGCTCGTATTTTTCAGCTTGGTTTGTGGAAATATTTTCTTCAGGCATCCTGCTCCTTGAAGAATCAGCTTTTCCCACATTTAAACCATATTTGGAAAAATCCTTCCATGGAACCCCCCGTAAGCTACTCCCCTTATCTGAAGTAAAGGAACGGTTGTCATCTGAATTTTCCTGCAGCACATATGTACATTAGATAGATAGACTCAATAAGATGTCTAGCCAATCTCAGAATTGGACAACAAAACAGTATTGCATAAAAGGGCCTCAGCAAACTGGGACTTGATGTGTCACAAAATATGCTTCGGGGGCTAAAttggaaggaaagaagaaacaaTAAATCCTAGAGACCATCAGGAAACAACATAAGGAATTTCTAGCAGTTAAGGTCGAACAAAATAGAGTTGACCAATTTTATGTTTCACATTCACCAACATCTAGAAAAggttaaaatgaaaatgaaattttcgtttttttttttttattccttctGTAGCGCTTAAGAAAAAATCAATTGACACATGGCTACTGATTTAATATGCCCACTTGCCATATCCTCAATTTTGCATTACGATGGATATGAATCACACCCTGTTACACACTGGGTGCAgatttgataaattttgaaCAATAGTTTAACGTGATACCTGACCAATAAACTTCTGCCGTGGGTGAGGGGTATCTGAAATGCGAGAAGATTTTGTAGTAGACGATCCAACACCAGATGCACCATCTGATATTGACTTGGCATGAATTGTCCGTATGACACCACCGACTTTAAGCTTAACCTTTTTCACTTTGTTCTCATGTTCTAAGCCATCTGAAACAGCTCCAAAATGCCCTACCTTGCTCGTGCCTTTATAATCAGCTGGCGCAAGGACACCTTCACTGTGTCTTCTGTAATCAACTACACTGTGTACCTGCTCATTACTTCCTCGGAAAGAACCATTATTGGAAGCTTCATCGGAATCTCCGAAAACTCCATCTTCATTCTTGATCATATTTTGGCCAGATTCAGCTTCAGCGATGTTAATAGATGAAGCCCTTGTGCTGCACAGGTCCaaattgatttctttctttcgaGAAACTGAACCACAATCATTGTTCTCATCGCTTGATACTTTGCTCACATTATCTGAAGGTGGTGTGGATGACAAGGACGAAAAATCACGGTAATCTGAAGGCAGCTGTGAATCATTCCGAGGACGACGGGATGTATtactcctcttcttcttcgcGGCCCTGTTTTTATCACCGAACCCAAAACTCCCAAAACCTTCCATGGTGGTCAAAGAGGCAATCACAAGTGCTGCTGTAATTTCCCAAAAGATTAAGAAACATGGATAAGTAAAAACGGGTACACCCGAATTGTAAGAAATAACACaccaagaaagggaagaaaattaaattgagTATTAACAACATTTGCTGGCCAGAATGTTTTCTCCACTTCACATTAGATAGCTGAGAGAAATGCATGGAGAAAAGATAAATTCTAAACCTAATTTTCTGTAATTTATTGTTTTCCAAAAGCCGAAACACCTAAAAGACAACAAAccaattgttttgttttgttttttgtttttttggctcTCTCCCCACTTCCACGTAATaagaaaactaaaagaaatatattGAACCTCTTCCTAACCCTAGACTTTCTAAGAAACCAAATGCAGCACAAATGGTTGCAATTACACCAAGCCATACAGCAAATGGGCAGAGCCATGCAACACGAAAAGATGATGATCATAGTTCCTTACAAGagtttttttatcattattattattcttttaaaagtagtttcttaataaaataaaaaaagtttcttACAAAATCAATGCTAGTATAAACTAACAAGAACTGAAATGGTTATAAATTCATCAAAAGAATTCATCTATAAACCTGGCTGCGGAAAGCAAAAACTCAATAAATTGATCAAAATCAAGAAATACGAACTAACAACAATGGCCCAGTAGCAAAAGGAACAAATCTTAAATGAatcattcatttaaaaaaaaaaaacgaaatcaCAAACAACCAAAACCTAATAaatcctttcttcttcttcttcttcttcttctttttttttttggttaataaatcttttttttgaagggtaGGAGTTTTTGGACGGTTCCTATTCCAGCTTCAtgctcttggagttggaagaagataCTCAAACTCCGAGACATAGCCAAGAGGTTCATCCGTTTTAAGGTTGGGAATGGTAATAAGGTGTTCTTGTGGCTGGATCATTGGCATCCAGCAGGCTGCCTTCTAGATAAATTTGGTTATAGGATTGTTCATGATTCTGGGTTTTCCTTGCATTCCAAACTAGATGTCATTATGAAGAATGGTACTTGGTTCTGGCCTCATGCCCATTCAGATGCTCTTGTAGAGGTACAAAGTCAGCTCCATACAGTTGAGATAGGTGCTGCTGATGAGCCAGTGTGGAATTCTCGTAGTGGTATCTACAGGTGTTCGGATACCTGGGACAAATTGAGAGAGGTGCATCCGGTAGTCAGGTGGTGGAAGATTATTTGGTCTCCCACTTCTATCCCTCGTCACTCCTTCACTCTTTGGCTAGTCTTCCGGGATGCTTTGATCACAAAACAACGTATGAGTGGCTGGGGCGATACAGGTCAGATTTTATGTCCTTTCTGCTACGGAGCACAAGAGAGCCGTGATCACCTTTTCTTTAGGTGCAGTTTCAGCCGTCGGATTTGGACTGAAATCATGGCCGATTGCTCCTTCTTCAATGTGCCTTTGTATTGGGAAGATATAGAAGTCTGGTGTTTGAAGGTGATGCAGGGGAAAAGTTTAAAAGCCAGCTTGGGCCGGCTGTGTCTTGGAGCTACTGTGTACCACTTATGGAAGCTGAGAAATGATCTCTTGCACAATAATACTCCACACACTGAGGAAGCAATCCTGACTCGTGTTAGGTGGGAAGTCCGGGCTAGGATCGTAGCAAAAGGGCATTTCAAGCACCTTGGGAATTCTGTGAACCTTGTTTCTAAGTGGAATCTGCAATCCCTTTTCTAGTTGGTCTGTTTGGATTGAAGGGTAGCTGTGTTTCTGAGCTGCAATTATAGAGCTCTAGACGATGGTGTCGCAGTCTCCAAATCTGGAGTGCCGGATGTACTAGACGAAGTTCCCGGAGGTTTTTTTCTGGATATGATAATTGGCTTCTGGTGTTTGTGGTTGCTGCAGATTTTTGTTTCTGCTCCgttgtttttggttgtttgtagTAGTAAGATGCTATAATAGTTGTTTGGTATTTGGTTTCCTAGCTAGGGGGTTTCTTTGTCCCTATGCAGGAGTTGCATCCAGTCTTCACTGGAGTGTTTTTGTTTGGATGTTGAGGTTGTGctttataaagttttttattcatcaaaaaaaaaaaaatcaatccatTAAAACATAACAGAGCAACAATTTCATATCCAACAGGTTCTGGAGGGCACCCATTTACAGAATCCCCATAAACAAGTCCAAATCCATACACCcacataaggaaaaaaaaaatcacaaattcaacaaatacATGGTGTAGAACGAGAACCCATCCACAAAGTGACCACAAAAGGCATAACTTTGAAGCAAAGCCAGCAAAATCGAAATACCCACCTGCGCAAACctcaaaaaatcaacaaaaaagcACCAaggagagcaagaagaaagagcTTACCTTTCTGGGTCACACCAAAAGCCTCAAACCCTAGATCACCATCAAGGAAAAAGACGAGCCTGAGAGGGAGAAGGAGAGTGTGTGTAAAATTGAAGCTAAGGTTGGATATCTTAGCCAGGTGGTGGGGTGTGATTGGACAAATAGCGGTGGGTGCCGAGGTTGGAACTAGGGTGAGGAAGCAGATGGCTAAAAATCTTCACCATTGTTCTAAGATCACTGGTCCTGTGCTTTTGTTGGGTCACCACATTGTACCCTATCCTTTTGTTGTCCCTGTTGTTGTTATGGTCACCCATCTCTCtctactttctctctctctaactttCAAAGACCGAGAACCTTTGCTGGTGAGCTTTAGTTGATGCAGTGAGTGCGTACGTTAGTAAAACTACGCATGCCTGTCCCTGCTCAGTAGCTTCCTCTCCACTTTGGGTCCCCCTAATTTGGGTAACTGTTTAAAGAGTTTCCTgattgagaatattttaaatgtattttatattttatttattttgttgtatttaattaGTGTTTGATAAGCCTTtttaaggggttttttttttttttttttttatgtaatataaaagtaaaagaagtttggattttttttttaaatattgtttatatgttttgacttttttttttttgtaaaaaataaaaaattttcacttataacaatcttttatttatcacttttgcaattaatgcttc
Above is a genomic segment from Alnus glutinosa chromosome 12, dhAlnGlut1.1, whole genome shotgun sequence containing:
- the LOC133851241 gene encoding uncharacterized protein LOC133851241, producing the protein MEGFGSFGFGDKNRAAKKKRSNTSRRPRNDSQLPSDYRDFSSLSSTPPSDNVSKVSSDENNDCGSVSRKKEINLDLCSTRASSINIAEAESGQNMIKNEDGVFGDSDEASNNGSFRGSNEQVHSVVDYRRHSEGVLAPADYKGTSKVGHFGAVSDGLEHENKVKKVKLKVGGVIRTIHAKSISDGASGVGSSTTKSSRISDTPHPRQKFIGQENSDDNRSFTSDKGSSLRGVPWKDFSKYGLNVGKADSSRSRMPEENISTNQAEKYEPIRKSRRISKRRVLDEALGDGDDDDEIRYLEKLKTSKATIDYSVEDEDDEEGGSRKQRKISRVLKSNVDGRYDVNVEGHLSSRSSKEGKKSRSGRAFEDTDYLEEEEAISDGETNTNKKKPKKEFVDLLGDNKKEITVTTRQRALQTGKDVSSSLGASLIEFPNGLPPPPPRKQKEKLSEVEQQLKRAEALQRRRMQVEKAAKESEAEAIRKILGQESSRKKREDKMKKRQEELAQEKAANHMVLPSDSVRWVMGPSGTVVIFPNEMGLPTIFDSKPCSYPPPRERCAGPSCTNPYKYRDSKSKLPLCSLQCYKAIKEKMQPVTAC
- the LOC133852670 gene encoding uncharacterized protein LOC133852670, with amino-acid sequence MKNGTWFWPHAHSDALVEVQSQLHTVEIGAADEPVWNSRSGIYRCSDTWDKLREVHPVVRWWKIIWSPTSIPRHSFTLWLVFRDALITKQRMSGWGDTGQILCPFCYGAQESRDHLFFRCSFSRRIWTEIMADCSFFNVPLYWEDIEVWCLKVMQGKSLKASLGRLCLGATVYHLWKLRNDLLHNNTPHTEEAILTRVRWEVRARIVAKGHFKHLGNSVNLVSKWNLQSLF